The Synechocystis sp. PCC 6714 genome includes the window CCAGTACGAGCAGCCATCAAGCAATAGTAGGCAATGACCCCTGTGCCCATCACATCCATGGCAATGATTTTCATAAACAGATTGGGCTTATAAATCAGCCCTAAAAAGCCGATGATCACAGTCACAAAAATGCAAGCCTCTAGGGCGACCATGGCCCGCTCCTCCTTATTTGACTCGGTTACGCCAGCGCAAACCTAGACCAATGGGGCCTGAAAAACAGCTTGGCGAGCATTCACCTTTGGTTATGTAATTTGAGTTTTAGATTGCATAGATTCTATCCTTATCCCGGCAACAATAGCAATGGCGATCGCCATAAATTCCCCGAATGGGGTCAATCAATCTGGGATAACTGGGCTGAATTGTTCTCCGTAGCCGAAAATAGCTGGTAATGGTTTTGATCACTTTGACCACCCCGATTTGGGACTATGCACCATGTTTGAAAGCACGACTAACCCCACCTACCAAGGGCAATTTGGCCCTTTCACCATCGATGACCACGATCGCCGGGAAGTAATTCTCTACCGCACGGGGCTAGCTTTGGCCGCTGGGGCATTTAGCCTGGGGACCACACTAGTTTTGACCCAACCCTTTCAGCCCTTGGCGATCAATTTTCACTTGGCCACCGCTTGCTTTTGGTTGATAACGGCGGGTTTGGGACTGAGCCTCTGGACGATTCACATTTACCTAGTCCCACTGCACCGCACCTTGCAAATTTTTTGGGCGATCGGTACCTCGGCGGCCCTCTACTTGAGTTTTGCCTACCCCGGTCCATTAGTGATTACAGTCTATGATCAGCCCTGGACTGTTTTGGGCATTGGCTTCACCTTCGCTGCCCTAACGGGAATTTTCTTTAAGGAAGCCTTTTGTTTCAATCGCTTGGAAACTAAATTTTTGACCGCTATTCTCCCCCTACTATTGCTAGGTCATTTAGCGGGAATCTTACCCGTAACTGTGGCCAAGGAAGGCCTGACTGCCGTCAGTATTTTGTTCTTGATTTTTGTGCTTAGGAAAGCAATGCAACCCATCGACCCCGACATTGGCGATAAATCTGTCTTCACCTATCTAGCGGAGCAACGGAAAGCGGTATAAGGTTCTTCACAATCCAAGAGGGTGTTCAAAAAGCCCCCTCAAACATAAATTTTAGGGGAAATCAGATTAAACTCTGCTGCATTGGGTGATTGATAGGTCAAACTGTAACTATGTCGGCATTTTCCTAGAAATTACTTGCTTAGCCATTCCCTTCCCGGTCAGGATTTCAGCAGTAAAAAAGTGATACTACCCAATCCGGCGATCGCCAAGTAGAGCCCACTGGTCCACCGGGGCCCAGAGGCCATTGCCAGAATAGTTAACAAAAAAACGTCGAGAAAAACCCGGCTGTAGTTGAGGTAATAGTTCAAGATGTAAAAGCTAGCCACCAGTAACAATCCCCCGTAGAGCCCACTGGCATAGGTGAGGGTTTTAGGGGTGGGGGGCCGGGTAAACCAGATTAATAGAGCAAAGGTTAACCAAAGGAGAAACCATAAATAGCCCTCGTAGACGTTGTTACCGTTGAGTCCCCCTTGAATCAAACTCTGAAATTTTTCGCCAATGCCCACAAACGGCCAGCCAAAGTTGCCACTGCCACTGCCGCCGGGCAACTGTCGCCAACGGATATAGCCTAACCAAACTGTTATGGGGATCAAGCTGGTAAGTAAAACTGCCATCGATCGCCATTGCCGATTTTGCGCCAAGGTTAAAGCAATGGCCAGCCAGATAATTAACGATGTTTCCCTGGTTAATAACCCTAGGGCTAAGAGAATAGGCACCAGCCACCATTTTTTACTTCGATTAGGGGGAAATATTTGCTGACAGACCACTGCCCCCAAACTGAAAGCACTGGCCAGCAAGTCCGCTGTGGAGAGAAATAGCACCATCCAAACCCCTGGAATGGCCAGCATGGCTAAGGCTCCAATGGCTTTCTGTTTTTGATATTGAAAATAAAGGGCGGTTAACCCTGTACAAATGGCGATCGCCACAATATTGATCAACACCAAAGCCCAGGGAATTAACACCGGATTGCCCAAACCGAGCACATAGCCCAGCAGGGGATAGAGAATGCGGCGGTAACGGTAGCTGGGATGGTCTAGGGCCGCAATGGAACCGTCATTTTGCAAACCCGGATCCAGGGCAATGGTTAAAAATTGTTGACCGTCGTAACCCAATTCCCCTTGGTAAATTAATGTTTCCGCCGGGTTCAGCAACGGTGACAGGGGCAACACCGAACCAATGCGGAAAAAGCCCGTGATCTGCCCATCAAATTTAAACCCATAGAAATAGCCCGCCACGGCGATCGCCAGCCCCAAGGCCACCAACATCGCCTTATAAATCTCTTTACGACCAATGTTTTGAGCAATCTTTTCCACGGCGATCGGATTGGGATGGTAACAGTGACGGCCACAGTTAATCAGTTTCCCCATTGCTTCACAGAAGGAAAACCAAGGCCGACAGCCTCTGATGCTATGCTAGATCGAGTCTATTTTTAACAATATTTTTTAAGTTTCATGACTGTTTCGACCTCTGCTCCCACAGTTCGGATAGGCTCACGGAAAAGCCAACTAGCCCTGGTGCAAACCTATTGGGTGCAGGAAGAATTGCAAAAACACTTCCCCGATCGCCAATTCGATGTCGAAACCATGAACACCCAGGGAGACATTGTCTTGGACGTGGCCCTGGCCAAAATTGGCGATAAGGGACTGTTTACCAAGGAATTGGAAGACGGCATGCTGGCCAAAAGAACGGATTTGGCCGTCCATTCCCTCAAGGATTTACCCACCAATTTACCCGCGGGCTTAATGCTCGGTTGCGTCACTAAACGGGTTAACCCCGCCGATGCTTTAGTCTTGAACGCCAAACACCAGGGCAAAGACCTGGCTTCCCTACCGGAAGGGGCCGTTGTTGGCACTTCTTCCCTGCGACGTTTAGCTCAACTGCGGTACCACTTTCCCCACTTAACCTTTAAGGATGTGCGGGGCAACGTTAATACCCGTTTGGCTAAGTTAGATAGCAATGAGTACGATGCTATTATTTTGGCCGCCGCTGGCTTGGAACGGTTAGATATGGCCAATCGCATTGACCAATTAATCCCCCCGGAAATTTCTCTCCATGCGGTGGGGCAGGGGGCCCTGGGCATTGAGTGTCGGGACGGAGATCAGGAAATTCTCAGCCTGCTGAAGGTATTGGAAGACGAAGATAGTCGGGATTGTTGTTTGGCGGAACGGGCCTTTTTGCGGCAACTAGAAGGCGGATGCCAGGTACCCATCGGCGTTAACACCCATTTAAACGGTGATAATTTAACCCTGACCGGCATGGTGGCCAGTTTGGATGGCCAAAGACTGATTAAAGATAGTCTCAGCGCTCCCCGGAATGAAGCGGAAAAATTGGGACAGGATCTTGCCCTCAAGTTACGGGAACAGGGAGCAGGGGAAATTTTGGCAGAAATTCTAGCGGAAGTAGGGCGGGGCTAAACTTTAACAGTTCTAGACAGAGGCTCAATTTGAGATATTGACCTGTAAAGTTGCCTATTTTTCGTTTGGAGAGATAATCTGGCCTTGATGGGGGAAGGTGCCTAAGTTATATCTTCCCTGGTCAGGAACTATGCTCAACCCAGATCGCCAAGCACAGTTAGCCCAATTGCAAAGCCAATATCCCCAAAAGTTCGTCCCCACCACTGAAATTTTTAGTCATATTCACCGGGGCGATCGCCTATTTATTAGCACCGCCTGTGGCGAACCTCAATATTTAGTGCAGGAGTTGGTTAACTATGTGCAGGCCCATCCCAAATCCCTATTCGATGCGGAAGTGCTCCAAGTTTGGACTCTAGGTTTAGCACCCTATACGGATAGCAAATTTGCCAAAAACTTCCGCCATAATTCCTTTTTCATTGGCCACCACACCCGTAGCGCCGTCAATAAAGGCTTAGCGGACTATACCCCTATTTTTCTTTCCCAAGTGCCGGGGTTATTTGAGCAAGGGTTTGTACCCATTGATGTGGCCCTAATTCAAACTTCCTATCCCGATGACCATGGCTACGTCAACCTGGGGGTGAGCGTGGATATCGTTAAAGCGGCGGTGGAGCAGGCCTCTTTGGTAATCGCCCAAATGAATAGTCAAGTGCCCAGAATTCATGGGGATGGGTTCATTGCCATAGAAAAATTGGACTATATCATTGCCCACGATGAACCACTTTTGGAATATCAAATGGAGCGGGATAATATTCTCGCCGGACGCATTGGCAAATATGTAGCCAGTTTGATCCAGGATGGGGACACCATTCAAGTGGGCTATGGTAGTATTCCCGATGCGGTATTGAGCTATTTAAATAATAAGAAAAACTTGGGGGTGCATACGGAATTAATTTCCGATGGTTTGGTGCAATTGCTCAAAAGTGGAGCGGTGAATAATAGCCAAAAAACTAGAAATCGGGGCAAAGTGGTGGCAACTTTTTGTATGGGGAGTCGGAGCACCTACGACTATTTAAATGATAATCCCGCGGTGGAATTCCGCACCGTTGATTACACCAATAACCCCATTACCATTGCCCACCACGACAATATGGTGGCCATTAATAGTGCCCTGGAAATTGATTTGACGGGCCAGTCCACCGCCGAGTCCCTGGGCAGTAATTTTTACAGTGGCATCGGTGGCCAAGCAGACTTTATGCGGGGAGCAGTGATGGCCAAGGGAGGCCGCACCATTTTGGCTCTGGAATCCACCGCTGAAAATGAAACCATTTCCCGCATTGTGCCGTTTCTTCGGGAAGGGGTGGGCATTACCCTCAATCGGGGGGACATTCATTACGTGGTCACAGAGTATGGCATTGCCTATCTCCACGGTAAAAATATTCGGGAACGGGCCATGCAGTTAACGGCGATCGCCCATCCCAAATTTCGTCCCTGGTTGATTGAGCAGGCGAAAAAGAATCATTTAATCTATGCTGACCAAGCTTTCATTGCTGGGC containing:
- a CDS encoding DUF2301 domain-containing membrane protein; translated protein: MFESTTNPTYQGQFGPFTIDDHDRREVILYRTGLALAAGAFSLGTTLVLTQPFQPLAINFHLATACFWLITAGLGLSLWTIHIYLVPLHRTLQIFWAIGTSAALYLSFAYPGPLVITVYDQPWTVLGIGFTFAALTGIFFKEAFCFNRLETKFLTAILPLLLLGHLAGILPVTVAKEGLTAVSILFLIFVLRKAMQPIDPDIGDKSVFTYLAEQRKAV
- a CDS encoding AZOBR_p60025 family cell surface glycopolymer formation protein is translated as MGKLINCGRHCYHPNPIAVEKIAQNIGRKEIYKAMLVALGLAIAVAGYFYGFKFDGQITGFFRIGSVLPLSPLLNPAETLIYQGELGYDGQQFLTIALDPGLQNDGSIAALDHPSYRYRRILYPLLGYVLGLGNPVLIPWALVLINIVAIAICTGLTALYFQYQKQKAIGALAMLAIPGVWMVLFLSTADLLASAFSLGAVVCQQIFPPNRSKKWWLVPILLALGLLTRETSLIIWLAIALTLAQNRQWRSMAVLLTSLIPITVWLGYIRWRQLPGGSGSGNFGWPFVGIGEKFQSLIQGGLNGNNVYEGYLWFLLWLTFALLIWFTRPPTPKTLTYASGLYGGLLLVASFYILNYYLNYSRVFLDVFLLTILAMASGPRWTSGLYLAIAGLGSITFLLLKS
- the hemC gene encoding hydroxymethylbilane synthase, with the translated sequence MTVSTSAPTVRIGSRKSQLALVQTYWVQEELQKHFPDRQFDVETMNTQGDIVLDVALAKIGDKGLFTKELEDGMLAKRTDLAVHSLKDLPTNLPAGLMLGCVTKRVNPADALVLNAKHQGKDLASLPEGAVVGTSSLRRLAQLRYHFPHLTFKDVRGNVNTRLAKLDSNEYDAIILAAAGLERLDMANRIDQLIPPEISLHAVGQGALGIECRDGDQEILSLLKVLEDEDSRDCCLAERAFLRQLEGGCQVPIGVNTHLNGDNLTLTGMVASLDGQRLIKDSLSAPRNEAEKLGQDLALKLREQGAGEILAEILAEVGRG
- a CDS encoding GNAT family N-acetyltransferase, which encodes MPKLYLPWSGTMLNPDRQAQLAQLQSQYPQKFVPTTEIFSHIHRGDRLFISTACGEPQYLVQELVNYVQAHPKSLFDAEVLQVWTLGLAPYTDSKFAKNFRHNSFFIGHHTRSAVNKGLADYTPIFLSQVPGLFEQGFVPIDVALIQTSYPDDHGYVNLGVSVDIVKAAVEQASLVIAQMNSQVPRIHGDGFIAIEKLDYIIAHDEPLLEYQMERDNILAGRIGKYVASLIQDGDTIQVGYGSIPDAVLSYLNNKKNLGVHTELISDGLVQLLKSGAVNNSQKTRNRGKVVATFCMGSRSTYDYLNDNPAVEFRTVDYTNNPITIAHHDNMVAINSALEIDLTGQSTAESLGSNFYSGIGGQADFMRGAVMAKGGRTILALESTAENETISRIVPFLREGVGITLNRGDIHYVVTEYGIAYLHGKNIRERAMQLTAIAHPKFRPWLIEQAKKNHLIYADQAFIAGQQGEYPENLETYRTTRTGLELWLRPVKFNDEPNLKNFFYALSDESLVRRFMSVRTDMPHQRLQQFSVINYNEEIIILAIVKQPHQEAIVGVGQYALNEDSHTADIAFVVRDDYHNKGIGALLLNYLTQLAKKQGLLGFTADVLLENRAMLHLFEKMNFPMERRMSDGVYELKMFFS